In the Gossypium raimondii isolate GPD5lz chromosome 9, ASM2569854v1, whole genome shotgun sequence genome, one interval contains:
- the LOC105800509 gene encoding protein TIME FOR COFFEE isoform X3, with translation MDRTREARRVSMASAAATNGLSRRRHRTSSLRDSPEEDGPVETHETARLRDRKKDRDRERERYRERERDRLSRTSKRRRGDRLMSNRGDGGDGTSEESVNDDEDDDDEDSGGTGGVGSVRTVSPNIIAGSLSMSNHHHNHHHHQLQQHQQHQHRKSFTPPVKVIRTTPSAGMTASMTTSTSTWKPADEMIGVSVPRKARSGRATKRSHEWASSGGGGVGVLGGEQIHCQASTSPVRTGVTGALTSPSPAPASPSSSSASMRKKMPNANGTKQRPPKSSSKSSSSAQEEIEIEIAEVLYGMMRQPQVPSKQEIIGNDSAKFDSREVNKPNNDSKSVVSSPISNSPSTLPQSSSILPSNSSSSATPMSAIAPKRKRPRPVKYEDENTTTTTPPPPSIFPPRHSSISSTTTKVEIDQPAKVEATSPNLEKNSGPVAENDSGACDLTSSSKAGPVSSELVQAEPVKEEKNNLALDSKPSTEESESRDIGFGNKEESQSPKKESLSSPADNPSSAGLPLDDEREKSTVTKANSTVCENESQREEKFQIDLMAPPPSRSSPEREGETDVGASDPKPVAADVELEMKSLVNEDDKRMKIGKGDVNVEVEDNNKKAQLSAEEADSQKPVVNKERNLDLQLDLEKSDRDSGSGSVSGNKLNHHVLKLHHQHPSVEKTAHSGSLPLPMSIASWPGGLPPMGRYMAPLQGVVSMEGSAVSSAAIQPPHLLFSQPRPKRCATHCYIARNIHNHQQIMKMNAFWPAASGSASLYGPKACNLNVVPPSELHGNIPGRGVNSVQEKGQGLAIFPGHVCKDKSSQAATNMVDAAQRKQIMLQQALPPGAPNNIMQGPAFIFPLNQQQAAAAAAASVRPGYVKSPPAACSTAASSTSNSALLSATPAGATGAPAFSFNYPNITGNETQYLAILQNNAYPFPIPAHVGAPPAYRGNHAQPMPFIHGSFYSSPQMLHPSQLQQQQQQQPPTQLQQSQQGHQNTSMSSGSSSSQKNLQNQQQRSHGGDVSSGSGNSQVFHASKKDSPHPLQLRQQQQQLSQNDSHQARQLDGESDGKDGPSTATDSRVSRSNMNIYGQNFAMPVQPSNFALMTAASMNSAGNYGEKKQQTQQQSQQLGSKAGVEPLASQAFAMSFSSANGTTAPGLGISSLAPNHAILQSLPGSTRQGYQHIMAVQQKKDNYHAYEEGKRGTHDASSVQEEKKAGKSSGTAGQSIAFSRPDMPDSSDSTLAGKNVIDSSICTLGSAPARTSGPVMPASIGSVNVANAQQQLQRNQQQQLQFGAASAPRSKTPETSNGSAYPDHFHSSSIAAKFSNVLSAFPQNLIQSSSSPAQSPQWKNSVRTTSSQVPSQSLPSTSSLKNISQQQGRPQQSPTQISFASNPKSPQGQQPLSSTPTPSPMMVGSPTTSLSRSAGGSPRTTGSSSTSNKAGQASGLASQQAKNSPTVPSQKSSPVGGSNVPSVLGNPHICSSSNMGAKPQVALQHQQHQKHALHQGQLFFPNAYMQAQAQHSPSSTTPATTASAYYVQRQQQTLPLGSSTTSTSMLSLCSPVTLANSGTTDPAKAVAAAVASNMKGGLASQGLINPAQFATPQSTGKSHQLVPGFPCVHAVPSAVQVKPAEQKQPAGE, from the exons ATGGATAGAACCAGAGAAGCGAGGAGAGTCAGTATGGCGTCCGCCGCGGCGACCAATGGCCTTTCACGGCGGCGTCATAGGACTAGCTCTCTCAGAGACTCTCCAG AGGAAGACGGACCGGTGGAGACGCATGAAACGGCGCGTTTAAGGGATCGAAAGAAGGACAGAGATAGGGAACGAGAAAGAtatagagaaagggaaagaGATCGGTTGAGTAGAACCAGTAAGAGAAGAAGAGGCGATAGATTGATGAGTAATAGAGGAGATGGAGGTGATGGTACTTCTGAAGAAAGCGTAAacgatgatgaagatgatgacgACGAAGACAGCGGCGGAACCGGTGGTGTTGGTTCTGTTCGGACGGTTTCGCCGAACATCATCGCCGGGTCTTTGTCGATGTCTAATCATCATCATAACCATCATCACCACCAGCTGCAGCAACATCAGCAGCATCAACATCGGAAGAGTTTTACACCGCCGGTGAAAGTTATTAGAACAACACCATCGGCGGGGATGACTGCCAGTATGACGACGAGTACGTCTACATGGAAACCCGCCGATGAGATGATTGGTGTATCGGTGCCTAGAAAAGCTCGGTCAGGTAGAG CTACTAAAAGGTCTCATGAATGGGCATCAAGCGGCGGCGGTGGCGTTGGTGTTTTAGGCGGTGAACAAATTCACTGTCAAGCTTCAACTTCGCCGGTAAGGACAGGTGTAACCGGGGCGTTGACGTCACCATCTCCTGCTCCGGCCTCTCCATCTTCTTCCAGTGCTTCTATGAGGAAGAAGATG CCTAATGCTAACGGAACAAAGCAAAGGCCACCGAAGTCGTCGTCGAAATCTTCGTCTTCAGCTCAGGAGGAGATTGAGATCGAGATTGCTGAGGTTTTATATGGTATGATGAGACAGCCACAAGTCCCATCTAAGCAAGAAATAATCGGGAACGATTCGGCCAAATTTGATTCAAGAGAAGTTAATAAACCCAATAATGACTCTAAATCAGTCGTCTCTTCGCCGATCTCCAACTCCCCATCAACTCTTCCTCAATCATCCTCTATTTTGCCTTCAAATTCTAGCTCCTCTGCTACTCCTATGTCTGCAATTG CTCCAAAGAGGAAAAGACCAAGACCGGTGAAGTATGAGGATGAGAATACGACTACAACGACACCTCCACCTCCTTCTATTTTCCCTCCTAGACATAGTTCCATTTCATCTACTACAACTAAGGTTGAAATTGATCAACCAGCTAAAGTTGAAGCAACTTCTCCCAATTTGGAGAAAAATTCAGGACCCGTGGCTGAAAATGATAGCGGTGCTTGCGATTTGACGAGTTCTTCAAAAGCTGGACCAGTTTCATCAGAGTTGGTTCAAGCAGAACCAGTGAAAGAAGAGAAGAATAATTTGGCACTGGATTCTAAGCCTTCGACTGAAGAATCTGAGAGTAGAGATATCGGTTTCGGTAATAAAGAAGAGTCTCAATCGCCAAAGAAGGAATCTTTATCATCTCCTGCTGATAATCCTTCTTCCGCTGGTCTGCCATTGGATGACGAGCGTGAGAAATCGACAGTGACAAAAGC TAATTCAACAGTTTGTGAGAATGAGAGTCAGCGGGAAGAGAAGTTCCAGATAGATCTGATG GCACCTCCTCCATCTAGATCATCTCCAGAAAGGGAAGGTGAGACTGATGTTGGGGCTTCAGATCCTAAACCAGTGGCCGCAGATGTGGAATTG GAGATGAAGTCTTTGGTGAATGAAGATgacaaaagaatgaaaattggGAAGGGAGATGTGAATGTGGAAGTTGAGGATAACAATAAGAAGGCCCAACTTAGTGCTGAAGAAGCTGATTCGCAGAAGCCTGTTGTAAATAAAGAAAGGAATCTTGATCTCCAGCTTGATTTGGAGAAATCTGACAGAGATAGTGGTTCAGGTAGTGTGAGTGGGAACAAGCTCAACCACCATGTTCTAAAGCTACATCATCAACATCCTAGTGTAGAGAAAACTG CACATTCTGGCTCTTTACCTTTGCCGATGTCAATTGCTAGCTGGCCTGGTGGACTTCCTCCAATGGG cagatacatggctcCTCTACAAGGTGTTGTATCCATGGAGGGGAGCGCTGTGTCTTCAGCTGCTATCCAG CCTCCACATTTGCTTTTTTCTCAACCGAGGCCAAAGAGATGTGCAACCCATTGCTACATTGCACGGAATATTCACAATCACCAGCAAATTATGAAGATGAATGCTTTCTGGCCAGCGGCATCTGGTTCAGCTTCACTCTATGGCCCAAAGGCTTGTAATCTAAATGTTGTTCCGCCTTCAGAATTGCATGGGAACATTCCTGGGCGAGGTGTGAATTCTGTACAAGAGAAGGGGCAGGGTCTTGCAATTTTTCCTGGTCATGTGTGCAAAGATAAAAGTTCTCAGGCTGCTACCAACATGGTGGATGCCGCACAGAGAAAGCAAATAATGCTCCAGCAAGCTCTACCCCCAGGAGCACCCAATAATATCATG CAAGGCCCTGCTTTTATTTTCCCATTGAACCAGCAACAGGCTGCTGCTGCTGCAGCAGCATCTGTCCGACCTGGGTATGTGAAATCTCCTCCTGCTGCTTGTAGCACAGCTGCATCGAGTACATCTAACTCTGCCTTACTAAGTGCCACCCCAGCTGGTGCAACTGGAGCCCCGGCATTTAGCTTCAACTACCCAAATATCACAGGCAATGAAACTCAATACTTGGCAATTCTGCAGAATAATGCCTATCCATTTCCAATTCCTGCACATGTTGGGGCGCCACCTGCTTATCGTGGGAATCATGCTCAACCTATGCCTTTTATTCACGGATCTTTCTATTCTTCCCCTCAAATGCTTCACCCTTCACAGCTTCAACAACAGCAGCAGCAACAGCCACCCACACAGTTACAACAAAGCCAACAAGGTCATCAGAACACTAGCATGTCCAGTGGTTCATCCTCCTCACAGAAGAATTTGCAGAACCAGCAGCAGAGGTCACATGGAGGTGATGTGAGTAGTGGCAGTGGAAACTCGCAAGTGTTTCATGCCTCTAAAAAGGATTCACCTCATCCCTTACAACTACGGCAACAGCAGCAACAGCTGAGTCAGAATGATTCTCATCAAGCTAGGCAACTTGATGGTGAATCAGATGGCAAAGATGGCCCATCAACTGCTACTGATAGCAGAGTATCTCGTTCAAATATGAATATCTATGGTCAGAATTTTGCTATGCCTGTACAGCCTTCAAACTTTGCTTTGATGACCGCTGCTTCAATGAATTCTGCTGGTAATTATGGGGAAAAGAAGCAACAGACACAGCAGCAATCACAACAGCTAGGCTCAAAGGCTGGAGTCGAGCCTCTTGCATCTCAAGCTTTTGCAATGTCATTTTCATCTGCTAATGGTACTACTGCTCCTGGCCTTGGTATTTCTTCCCTAGCACCGAATCATGCAATTCTTCAGAGCCTTCCAGGAAGTACAAGGCAAGGCTATCAGCATATTATGGCTGTTCAACAGAAGAAGGATAATTATCATGCTTATGAAGAAGGGAAGCGTGGAACTCATGATGCATCCAGTGtgcaagaagaaaagaaggcaGGAAAAAGTTCAGGCACCGCTGGGCAGTCCATTGCCTTCTCCAGGCCAGATATGCCTGATTCAAGTGATTCCACTCTTGCAGGCAAAAATGTCATTGATAGTTCTATCTGTACGCTTGGCTCTGCTCCTGCTCGAACTTCAGGGCCTGTTATGCCAGCTTCAATCGGTAGTGTTAATGTTGCTAATGCTCAGCAGCAACTTCAGCGGAATCAACAGCAGCAGCTCCAATTTGGGGCTGCTTCTGCTCCTCGAAGTAAGACACCAGAAACAAGTAATGGAAGTGCTTACCCTGATCACTTTCACTCTTCATCTATAGCTGCCAAGTTTTCAAATGTGCTGTCTGCATTTCCTCAAAATCTAATACAAAGCAGCAGCAGTCCTGCTCAGTCTCCTCAATGGAAGAATTCTGTGAGGACAACTAGCTCTCAAGTTCCTTCTCAATCTCTACCATCAACTTCATCCCTCAAGAATATTTCCCAGCAACAAGGTCGGCCACAGCAAAGCCCCACACAGATTTCTTTTGCATCTAATCCTAAATCACCACAAGGTCAACAGCCTCTTAGTAGCACTCCTACCCCTTCTCCAATGATGGTTGGCTCTCCCACAACTTCACTCTCCAGGAGTGCTGGTGGTAGCCCAAGGACAACAGGTTCCTCTTCCACCAGCAACAAAGCTGGCCAAGCATCTGGTTTAGCATCCCAACAAGCTAAGAACTCACCGACCGTGCCTAGTCAGAAGTCATCTCCTGTTGGTGGGAGTAATGTGCCATCTGTCCTGGGAAACCCTCACATATGTTCATCTTCAAATATGGGAGCCAAGCCTCAAGTGGCACTACAGCATCAGCAACATCAAAAGCATGCACTTCATCAAGGGCAGCTGTTCTTCCCAAATGCTTACATGCAGGCTCAAGCTCAACACTCACCAAGTTCGACAACACCTGCAACAACAGCAAGTGCATACTATGTCCAAAGACAACAGCAGACTCTACCTCTGGGTTCATCTACAACATCAACTTCGATGTTATCATTGTGTTCTCCGGTTACTCTTGCCAACAGCGGAACCACCGACCCTGCAAAAGCTGTAGCAGCTGCTGTGGCGAGCAACATGAAAGGTGGGTTAGCATCCCAGGGACTTATCAATCCTGCTCAATTTGCTACTCCACAATCCACTGGAAAGTCGCATCAGCTGGTACCAGGCTTCCCATGTGTTCATGCTGTCCCTTCCGCTGTTCAGGTAAAACCAGCAGAACAGAAACAACCTGCTGGTGAGTAA
- the LOC105800509 gene encoding protein TIME FOR COFFEE isoform X6 gives MDRTREARRVSMASAAATNGLSRRRHRTSSLRDSPEEDGPVETHETARLRDRKKDRDRERERYRERERDRLSRTSKRRRGDRLMSNRGDGGDGTSEESVNDDEDDDDEDSGGTGGVGSVRTVSPNIIAGSLSMSNHHHNHHHHQLQQHQQHQHRKSFTPPVKVIRTTPSAGMTASMTTSTSTWKPADEMIGVSVPRKARSATKRSHEWASSGGGGVGVLGGEQIHCQASTSPVRTGVTGALTSPSPAPASPSSSSASMRKKMPNANGTKQRPPKSSSKSSSSAQEEIEIEIAEVLYGMMRQPQVPSKQEIIGNDSAKFDSREVNKPNNDSKSVVSSPISNSPSTLPQSSSILPSNSSSSATPMSAIAPKRKRPRPVKYEDENTTTTTPPPPSIFPPRHSSISSTTTKVEIDQPAKVEATSPNLEKNSGPVAENDSGACDLTSSSKAGPVSSELVQAEPVKEEKNNLALDSKPSTEESESRDIGFGNKEESQSPKKESLSSPADNPSSAGLPLDDEREKSTVTKANSTVCENESQREEKFQIDLMAPPPSRSSPEREGETDVGASDPKPVAADVELEMKSLVNEDDKRMKIGKGDVNVEVEDNNKKAQLSAEEADSQKPVVNKERNLDLQLDLEKSDRDSGSGSVSGNKLNHHVLKLHHQHPSVEKTAHSGSLPLPMSIASWPGGLPPMGRYMAPLQGVVSMEGSAVSSAAIQPPHLLFSQPRPKRCATHCYIARNIHNHQQIMKMNAFWPAASGSASLYGPKACNLNVVPPSELHGNIPGRGVNSVQEKGQGLAIFPGHVCKDKSSQAATNMVDAAQRKQIMLQQALPPGAPNNIMQGPAFIFPLNQQQAAAAAAASVRPGYVKSPPAACSTAASSTSNSALLSATPAGATGAPAFSFNYPNITGNETQYLAILQNNAYPFPIPAHVGAPPAYRGNHAQPMPFIHGSFYSSPQMLHPSQLQQQQQQQPPTQLQQSQQGHQNTSMSSGSSSSQKNLQNQQQRSHGGDVSSGSGNSQVFHASKKDSPHPLQLRQQQQQLSQNDSHQARQLDGESDGKDGPSTATDSRVSRSNMNIYGQNFAMPVQPSNFALMTAASMNSAGNYGEKKQQTQQQSQQLGSKAGVEPLASQAFAMSFSSANGTTAPGLGISSLAPNHAILQSLPGSTRQGYQHIMAVQQKKDNYHAYEEGKRGTHDASSVQEEKKAGKSSGTAGQSIAFSRPDMPDSSDSTLAGKNVIDSSICTLGSAPARTSGPVMPASIGSVNVANAQQQLQRNQQQQLQFGAASAPRSKTPETSNGSAYPDHFHSSSIAAKFSNVLSAFPQNLIQSSSSPAQSPQWKNSVRTTSSQVPSQSLPSTSSLKNISQQQGRPQQSPTQISFASNPKSPQGQQPLSSTPTPSPMMVGSPTTSLSRSAGGSPRTTGSSSTSNKAGQASGLASQQAKNSPTVPSQKSSPVGGSNVPSVLGNPHICSSSNMGAKPQVALQHQQHQKHALHQGQLFFPNAYMQAQAQHSPSSTTPATTASAYYVQRQQQTLPLGSSTTSTSMLSLCSPVTLANSGTTDPAKAVAAAVASNMKGGLASQGLINPAQFATPQSTGKSHQLVPGFPCVHAVPSAVQVKPAEQKQPAGE, from the exons ATGGATAGAACCAGAGAAGCGAGGAGAGTCAGTATGGCGTCCGCCGCGGCGACCAATGGCCTTTCACGGCGGCGTCATAGGACTAGCTCTCTCAGAGACTCTCCAG AGGAAGACGGACCGGTGGAGACGCATGAAACGGCGCGTTTAAGGGATCGAAAGAAGGACAGAGATAGGGAACGAGAAAGAtatagagaaagggaaagaGATCGGTTGAGTAGAACCAGTAAGAGAAGAAGAGGCGATAGATTGATGAGTAATAGAGGAGATGGAGGTGATGGTACTTCTGAAGAAAGCGTAAacgatgatgaagatgatgacgACGAAGACAGCGGCGGAACCGGTGGTGTTGGTTCTGTTCGGACGGTTTCGCCGAACATCATCGCCGGGTCTTTGTCGATGTCTAATCATCATCATAACCATCATCACCACCAGCTGCAGCAACATCAGCAGCATCAACATCGGAAGAGTTTTACACCGCCGGTGAAAGTTATTAGAACAACACCATCGGCGGGGATGACTGCCAGTATGACGACGAGTACGTCTACATGGAAACCCGCCGATGAGATGATTGGTGTATCGGTGCCTAGAAAAGCTCGGTCAG CTACTAAAAGGTCTCATGAATGGGCATCAAGCGGCGGCGGTGGCGTTGGTGTTTTAGGCGGTGAACAAATTCACTGTCAAGCTTCAACTTCGCCGGTAAGGACAGGTGTAACCGGGGCGTTGACGTCACCATCTCCTGCTCCGGCCTCTCCATCTTCTTCCAGTGCTTCTATGAGGAAGAAGATG CCTAATGCTAACGGAACAAAGCAAAGGCCACCGAAGTCGTCGTCGAAATCTTCGTCTTCAGCTCAGGAGGAGATTGAGATCGAGATTGCTGAGGTTTTATATGGTATGATGAGACAGCCACAAGTCCCATCTAAGCAAGAAATAATCGGGAACGATTCGGCCAAATTTGATTCAAGAGAAGTTAATAAACCCAATAATGACTCTAAATCAGTCGTCTCTTCGCCGATCTCCAACTCCCCATCAACTCTTCCTCAATCATCCTCTATTTTGCCTTCAAATTCTAGCTCCTCTGCTACTCCTATGTCTGCAATTG CTCCAAAGAGGAAAAGACCAAGACCGGTGAAGTATGAGGATGAGAATACGACTACAACGACACCTCCACCTCCTTCTATTTTCCCTCCTAGACATAGTTCCATTTCATCTACTACAACTAAGGTTGAAATTGATCAACCAGCTAAAGTTGAAGCAACTTCTCCCAATTTGGAGAAAAATTCAGGACCCGTGGCTGAAAATGATAGCGGTGCTTGCGATTTGACGAGTTCTTCAAAAGCTGGACCAGTTTCATCAGAGTTGGTTCAAGCAGAACCAGTGAAAGAAGAGAAGAATAATTTGGCACTGGATTCTAAGCCTTCGACTGAAGAATCTGAGAGTAGAGATATCGGTTTCGGTAATAAAGAAGAGTCTCAATCGCCAAAGAAGGAATCTTTATCATCTCCTGCTGATAATCCTTCTTCCGCTGGTCTGCCATTGGATGACGAGCGTGAGAAATCGACAGTGACAAAAGC TAATTCAACAGTTTGTGAGAATGAGAGTCAGCGGGAAGAGAAGTTCCAGATAGATCTGATG GCACCTCCTCCATCTAGATCATCTCCAGAAAGGGAAGGTGAGACTGATGTTGGGGCTTCAGATCCTAAACCAGTGGCCGCAGATGTGGAATTG GAGATGAAGTCTTTGGTGAATGAAGATgacaaaagaatgaaaattggGAAGGGAGATGTGAATGTGGAAGTTGAGGATAACAATAAGAAGGCCCAACTTAGTGCTGAAGAAGCTGATTCGCAGAAGCCTGTTGTAAATAAAGAAAGGAATCTTGATCTCCAGCTTGATTTGGAGAAATCTGACAGAGATAGTGGTTCAGGTAGTGTGAGTGGGAACAAGCTCAACCACCATGTTCTAAAGCTACATCATCAACATCCTAGTGTAGAGAAAACTG CACATTCTGGCTCTTTACCTTTGCCGATGTCAATTGCTAGCTGGCCTGGTGGACTTCCTCCAATGGG cagatacatggctcCTCTACAAGGTGTTGTATCCATGGAGGGGAGCGCTGTGTCTTCAGCTGCTATCCAG CCTCCACATTTGCTTTTTTCTCAACCGAGGCCAAAGAGATGTGCAACCCATTGCTACATTGCACGGAATATTCACAATCACCAGCAAATTATGAAGATGAATGCTTTCTGGCCAGCGGCATCTGGTTCAGCTTCACTCTATGGCCCAAAGGCTTGTAATCTAAATGTTGTTCCGCCTTCAGAATTGCATGGGAACATTCCTGGGCGAGGTGTGAATTCTGTACAAGAGAAGGGGCAGGGTCTTGCAATTTTTCCTGGTCATGTGTGCAAAGATAAAAGTTCTCAGGCTGCTACCAACATGGTGGATGCCGCACAGAGAAAGCAAATAATGCTCCAGCAAGCTCTACCCCCAGGAGCACCCAATAATATCATG CAAGGCCCTGCTTTTATTTTCCCATTGAACCAGCAACAGGCTGCTGCTGCTGCAGCAGCATCTGTCCGACCTGGGTATGTGAAATCTCCTCCTGCTGCTTGTAGCACAGCTGCATCGAGTACATCTAACTCTGCCTTACTAAGTGCCACCCCAGCTGGTGCAACTGGAGCCCCGGCATTTAGCTTCAACTACCCAAATATCACAGGCAATGAAACTCAATACTTGGCAATTCTGCAGAATAATGCCTATCCATTTCCAATTCCTGCACATGTTGGGGCGCCACCTGCTTATCGTGGGAATCATGCTCAACCTATGCCTTTTATTCACGGATCTTTCTATTCTTCCCCTCAAATGCTTCACCCTTCACAGCTTCAACAACAGCAGCAGCAACAGCCACCCACACAGTTACAACAAAGCCAACAAGGTCATCAGAACACTAGCATGTCCAGTGGTTCATCCTCCTCACAGAAGAATTTGCAGAACCAGCAGCAGAGGTCACATGGAGGTGATGTGAGTAGTGGCAGTGGAAACTCGCAAGTGTTTCATGCCTCTAAAAAGGATTCACCTCATCCCTTACAACTACGGCAACAGCAGCAACAGCTGAGTCAGAATGATTCTCATCAAGCTAGGCAACTTGATGGTGAATCAGATGGCAAAGATGGCCCATCAACTGCTACTGATAGCAGAGTATCTCGTTCAAATATGAATATCTATGGTCAGAATTTTGCTATGCCTGTACAGCCTTCAAACTTTGCTTTGATGACCGCTGCTTCAATGAATTCTGCTGGTAATTATGGGGAAAAGAAGCAACAGACACAGCAGCAATCACAACAGCTAGGCTCAAAGGCTGGAGTCGAGCCTCTTGCATCTCAAGCTTTTGCAATGTCATTTTCATCTGCTAATGGTACTACTGCTCCTGGCCTTGGTATTTCTTCCCTAGCACCGAATCATGCAATTCTTCAGAGCCTTCCAGGAAGTACAAGGCAAGGCTATCAGCATATTATGGCTGTTCAACAGAAGAAGGATAATTATCATGCTTATGAAGAAGGGAAGCGTGGAACTCATGATGCATCCAGTGtgcaagaagaaaagaaggcaGGAAAAAGTTCAGGCACCGCTGGGCAGTCCATTGCCTTCTCCAGGCCAGATATGCCTGATTCAAGTGATTCCACTCTTGCAGGCAAAAATGTCATTGATAGTTCTATCTGTACGCTTGGCTCTGCTCCTGCTCGAACTTCAGGGCCTGTTATGCCAGCTTCAATCGGTAGTGTTAATGTTGCTAATGCTCAGCAGCAACTTCAGCGGAATCAACAGCAGCAGCTCCAATTTGGGGCTGCTTCTGCTCCTCGAAGTAAGACACCAGAAACAAGTAATGGAAGTGCTTACCCTGATCACTTTCACTCTTCATCTATAGCTGCCAAGTTTTCAAATGTGCTGTCTGCATTTCCTCAAAATCTAATACAAAGCAGCAGCAGTCCTGCTCAGTCTCCTCAATGGAAGAATTCTGTGAGGACAACTAGCTCTCAAGTTCCTTCTCAATCTCTACCATCAACTTCATCCCTCAAGAATATTTCCCAGCAACAAGGTCGGCCACAGCAAAGCCCCACACAGATTTCTTTTGCATCTAATCCTAAATCACCACAAGGTCAACAGCCTCTTAGTAGCACTCCTACCCCTTCTCCAATGATGGTTGGCTCTCCCACAACTTCACTCTCCAGGAGTGCTGGTGGTAGCCCAAGGACAACAGGTTCCTCTTCCACCAGCAACAAAGCTGGCCAAGCATCTGGTTTAGCATCCCAACAAGCTAAGAACTCACCGACCGTGCCTAGTCAGAAGTCATCTCCTGTTGGTGGGAGTAATGTGCCATCTGTCCTGGGAAACCCTCACATATGTTCATCTTCAAATATGGGAGCCAAGCCTCAAGTGGCACTACAGCATCAGCAACATCAAAAGCATGCACTTCATCAAGGGCAGCTGTTCTTCCCAAATGCTTACATGCAGGCTCAAGCTCAACACTCACCAAGTTCGACAACACCTGCAACAACAGCAAGTGCATACTATGTCCAAAGACAACAGCAGACTCTACCTCTGGGTTCATCTACAACATCAACTTCGATGTTATCATTGTGTTCTCCGGTTACTCTTGCCAACAGCGGAACCACCGACCCTGCAAAAGCTGTAGCAGCTGCTGTGGCGAGCAACATGAAAGGTGGGTTAGCATCCCAGGGACTTATCAATCCTGCTCAATTTGCTACTCCACAATCCACTGGAAAGTCGCATCAGCTGGTACCAGGCTTCCCATGTGTTCATGCTGTCCCTTCCGCTGTTCAGGTAAAACCAGCAGAACAGAAACAACCTGCTGGTGAGTAA